In Bifidobacterium sp. ESL0745, one DNA window encodes the following:
- a CDS encoding phage antirepressor KilAC domain-containing protein translates to MSATSIQPFDFEGQTIRTRTTSLGETWFVLADICKALGMKSSNMVADRLEPNEKGHTIIDTLGGKQNMAIVNESGVYAIIMRSRKPEAKRFRIWVTGEVLPTIRKTGGYGKQVDVDKLLSEPENLMKLIGNYADAKQGREVAEAKVKELEPKAALADDLVTKGQTYSVGDAAKLLAGAGFQLGQTRLFQLLREWKWVFRTANGDLKPAQKHIDEGHLTTKAYASRGSHRDGSVFAFAPKILITGKGLALIYRKLSDQKFEALASTKELAA, encoded by the coding sequence ATGTCTGCTACAAGTATACAGCCCTTCGACTTCGAAGGGCAAACCATCAGGACGAGGACGACCTCGTTGGGAGAGACGTGGTTCGTACTCGCCGACATCTGCAAAGCCCTTGGCATGAAGAGTTCCAACATGGTCGCCGACCGCCTTGAACCGAACGAAAAGGGTCACACTATTATTGACACCCTTGGTGGCAAGCAGAATATGGCCATCGTTAACGAGTCCGGTGTCTACGCGATTATCATGCGCAGCCGAAAGCCCGAAGCGAAACGATTCCGCATATGGGTTACCGGCGAAGTACTCCCCACTATCCGCAAGACCGGCGGTTATGGCAAGCAGGTCGATGTGGACAAGCTGCTCTCTGAGCCCGAGAATCTCATGAAACTCATCGGCAACTACGCCGACGCTAAGCAAGGCCGTGAGGTCGCCGAGGCGAAAGTAAAGGAACTCGAACCGAAAGCGGCGCTCGCGGACGACCTGGTAACGAAGGGACAGACGTACAGCGTTGGCGACGCGGCGAAACTGCTGGCAGGTGCGGGATTCCAGCTCGGGCAGACGAGGCTTTTCCAATTGCTGCGTGAGTGGAAGTGGGTTTTCAGGACCGCGAACGGCGATCTCAAGCCCGCGCAGAAGCATATCGACGAAGGTCATCTGACCACCAAGGCGTATGCGAGCCGCGGCAGCCACAGGGACGGCAGCGTGTTCGCATTCGCTCCCAAGATCCTCATCACCGGCAAGGGCCTTGCCCTGATCTACCGGAAACTTTCAGATCAGAAATTCGAAGCATTGGCAAGCACGAAGGAGCTGGCGGCATGA
- a CDS encoding DNA cytosine methyltransferase, translating to MNLNSRALRYVSLFSGIEAASAAWRPLGFEPVVFSEIDPFCKAVLAERYPDVPDLGDVTKVNWSKHGCGAVDVVVGGSPCQSFSLAGRREGLKGASGLMFEYVRAVRCLRPEWFVWENVPGALTSEGGGAYRQLLAEMDGLGYGLAWRVLDAQYFGVAQRRRRVFLVGSLGTMRGAEVLFEPESLQWDIETGGKKRQALARRAQKGARSAGFYSVVAKAEGIGYEAEQSPTVKTDHAPAVYCSADTGYNAEVCEDMAPTLTAHMAKDAHYLSTPNVSNVLPALDSSDPNRCFRNSRSIRSGGLLIGGRASTLRVRGGKRGGGKGALVGDEVSGALLSNGERQSLFPGDGSVRRLTPVECERLQGFPDGWTYVPYNGKPHPDDGPRYRALGNSMAVPVMAWIGRNILRVEKEMVTDA from the coding sequence GTGAACCTGAATTCTAGGGCTTTGAGATATGTCAGCCTGTTTTCTGGTATCGAGGCGGCGTCGGCGGCTTGGAGACCGTTGGGTTTCGAACCGGTGGTGTTCAGCGAGATTGACCCGTTCTGCAAGGCGGTGCTGGCCGAGCGGTATCCGGATGTGCCGGATTTGGGTGATGTCACGAAGGTGAATTGGAGCAAACATGGATGTGGAGCAGTTGACGTTGTGGTCGGGGGAAGCCCCTGCCAGTCCTTCAGCCTTGCCGGCAGACGGGAGGGGCTCAAAGGGGCCAGTGGGCTCATGTTCGAGTATGTTCGCGCGGTACGTTGCCTCCGTCCGGAATGGTTTGTCTGGGAGAACGTCCCGGGAGCGCTCACAAGCGAGGGAGGGGGGGCTTACCGACAGCTTCTCGCCGAGATGGATGGCCTCGGGTATGGTCTGGCATGGCGCGTACTGGACGCGCAGTATTTCGGAGTGGCCCAGCGACGCCGCCGTGTGTTCCTTGTCGGAAGTCTTGGAACCATGCGTGGCGCGGAAGTACTTTTTGAGCCCGAAAGCCTGCAGTGGGATATTGAAACGGGCGGCAAGAAGAGGCAAGCCCTTGCCCGACGCGCTCAGAAGGGCGCTCGAAGCGCAGGCTTCTACAGCGTCGTGGCGAAAGCCGAAGGCATAGGCTACGAGGCAGAGCAGTCGCCTACCGTCAAGACTGACCATGCTCCTGCCGTCTACTGTTCTGCGGATACGGGCTACAACGCCGAGGTGTGCGAGGACATGGCACCCACCCTGACCGCGCATATGGCCAAGGACGCACATTACTTGTCCACGCCGAACGTATCCAACGTGCTCCCGGCCTTGGACTCCTCCGATCCGAACAGATGTTTCCGCAACAGCCGATCCATCCGGAGCGGAGGCCTGCTCATAGGCGGGCGTGCATCGACGCTGCGCGTACGCGGCGGGAAGAGAGGCGGCGGCAAGGGCGCACTGGTAGGCGACGAGGTGAGCGGCGCGCTGTTGTCCAACGGCGAAAGGCAAAGCCTGTTCCCCGGTGACGGCAGCGTGCGCCGTCTGACGCCGGTGGAATGCGAGCGCCTGCAGGGTTTTCCGGATGGTTGGACGTATGTGCCCTATAACGGCAAACCGCATCCCGATGACGGGCCGCGTTACAGGGCGTTGGGCAATTCGATGGCGGTGCCGGTCATGGCGTGGATTGGCAGGAACATCCTGCGGGTCGAGAAGGAGATGGTGACTGATGCCTGA
- a CDS encoding site-specific DNA-methyltransferase, protein MSAGEKIAAAPANGVADDVIINDDFRNWEAHKVGVFDLLLSDIPYGLGARAYASNPMWYKDRRVGGECSDLAAKPFFESDSGFDLDSYAEACAGLLKPSTGKRGSDGCVITFCSFEQQASLIGCMRGHGFKGYIPLTFVKRASSQALKANMRYCGATEHAILSYRDHLPRFTNHGSMILDWFSWPRTRERHQHPTQKPMELMERLIGIHTLPGMRVCDLTCGAGTTCVAAKKLGRHYVGFEIDQHYAQVARTRCSHQPVEPDLLELDAAERTSEVQGILAKNQKAIKEADDDAE, encoded by the coding sequence ATGAGTGCTGGTGAAAAGATTGCAGCCGCTCCAGCCAATGGCGTGGCCGACGATGTGATTATCAATGACGATTTTCGGAATTGGGAAGCGCATAAGGTCGGTGTTTTCGACCTGTTGCTGAGCGATATACCTTATGGGTTGGGCGCTCGCGCTTATGCCTCGAACCCGATGTGGTACAAGGACCGTCGTGTCGGCGGCGAATGCAGCGATCTGGCAGCCAAGCCATTCTTCGAATCGGATTCCGGTTTCGACCTTGACTCGTATGCGGAGGCCTGCGCCGGCTTGCTCAAACCGTCGACCGGCAAGCGGGGTTCGGACGGGTGCGTGATCACGTTCTGCTCCTTCGAACAGCAGGCGTCATTGATCGGGTGCATGCGCGGTCATGGCTTCAAGGGGTATATCCCGTTGACGTTCGTCAAGAGGGCGAGCTCCCAGGCGTTGAAAGCCAACATGCGGTACTGCGGTGCCACCGAGCATGCGATTCTGAGCTACCGCGACCACCTGCCGAGGTTCACCAATCACGGTTCAATGATTCTTGACTGGTTCTCTTGGCCCCGCACCCGTGAACGGCACCAGCACCCGACGCAGAAGCCCATGGAGTTGATGGAACGCCTCATCGGCATTCACACCTTGCCGGGCATGAGGGTGTGTGATTTGACGTGTGGCGCGGGCACTACATGCGTGGCTGCGAAGAAACTGGGCAGACACTACGTGGGTTTCGAGATAGACCAGCATTATGCTCAAGTCGCCCGCACGCGGTGCAGCCATCAGCCCGTCGAACCGGACCTATTGGAGTTAGACGCTGCAGAACGCACTTCTGAAGTTCAGGGAATTCTGGCAAAAAATCAGAAAGCGATAAAGGAGGCCGACGATGACGCGGAGTGA
- a CDS encoding DUF6093 family protein, translating to MLDRALPRMRANAERLMTDSFTVTRSQGEIVDPDTGVSTPKLVQVYKGKGKVQTSGGVASQANTASGESSNVGGIVPVWTLYLHFPVSATGMQPGDMAACDSSADSDLVGRKFRLVNLQSEKTYATARRWNVQEIPKNEGDDADDG from the coding sequence ATGCTCGACAGGGCGCTGCCACGCATGCGTGCCAACGCCGAGCGGCTCATGACTGACAGCTTCACTGTCACCCGCAGTCAAGGCGAGATTGTTGATCCCGATACCGGTGTCAGCACTCCGAAACTTGTCCAAGTCTATAAGGGCAAGGGCAAGGTGCAGACGTCGGGCGGGGTCGCCTCGCAGGCCAACACGGCGAGCGGCGAGAGCAGCAATGTCGGCGGCATCGTGCCGGTGTGGACGCTCTACCTGCATTTCCCTGTTAGCGCGACCGGTATGCAGCCGGGTGATATGGCCGCATGCGATTCATCCGCCGACTCTGACCTCGTGGGTCGAAAATTCCGGCTGGTCAACCTCCAGTCGGAGAAGACGTATGCGACCGCGCGACGCTGGAACGTCCAGGAGATCCCCAAAAACGAGGGAGATGATGCCGATGACGGTTGA
- a CDS encoding DUF4355 domain-containing protein — MHKHGIFGSPLWRLRLIETPGEGGSGNEGDPQPPADPPQQSGNDPDGEKLGPAGLKALKAEREENKATKAKLAEAEAKIKEFEDKDKTESEKQAEHLKELEASSSANERKATQYEVAAEKGIPLKLATRLRGSTKEEMLADADSLAELLKITPKTPKADPSQGKGDNPKPTTLQEAIAGHLK, encoded by the coding sequence ATGCACAAACACGGCATCTTCGGATCCCCGCTCTGGAGACTGCGTCTCATCGAGACGCCAGGCGAAGGAGGGAGTGGCAATGAGGGCGATCCCCAGCCACCGGCAGACCCGCCGCAGCAGTCCGGAAACGATCCCGACGGCGAGAAACTCGGTCCAGCGGGACTCAAGGCCCTGAAGGCGGAACGCGAGGAGAACAAGGCCACGAAGGCCAAACTCGCCGAAGCCGAAGCCAAGATCAAGGAATTCGAGGACAAGGACAAGACCGAGTCCGAAAAGCAGGCCGAACACCTCAAGGAACTGGAGGCATCAAGCTCGGCGAACGAGCGCAAAGCCACCCAGTACGAGGTAGCCGCCGAAAAAGGCATCCCGCTGAAACTCGCCACGCGGCTTCGCGGGAGCACCAAGGAAGAGATGCTCGCCGACGCCGACAGCCTAGCAGAACTCCTCAAGATAACGCCCAAGACCCCAAAGGCCGACCCAAGCCAGGGCAAGGGCGACAACCCCAAGCCGACGACCCTGCAAGAGGCCATCGCCGGACACCTCAAATAG
- a CDS encoding helix-turn-helix transcriptional regulator: MKINSFSTDAKLNDYMRTRMRAIGVTQADMAKACGKTQAYISKHLDGQTSWRLDDIESLAGLFGFAEGVTFIDTATNYVPRNSRLN; encoded by the coding sequence ATGAAAATTAATTCTTTTAGTACTGACGCAAAACTCAACGACTACATGCGGACACGCATGAGGGCCATCGGCGTGACGCAAGCCGATATGGCAAAGGCGTGCGGGAAAACACAGGCGTACATCTCAAAGCACCTTGACGGGCAAACATCTTGGCGTCTTGATGACATCGAGTCCTTGGCTGGGCTTTTCGGATTCGCCGAAGGCGTTACCTTTATCGACACTGCCACAAATTATGTTCCGCGCAATAGCCGCTTGAACTAA
- a CDS encoding helix-turn-helix transcriptional regulator → MTSLTKSINQAIRVNLTRRGMSQQQLSAQTGIGFDYISKHINGHRVWSIEDIDKIAKTFEMEGAAELLASAKDEQRLAA, encoded by the coding sequence ATGACGAGTCTTACAAAATCAATCAATCAGGCAATTCGCGTGAATCTAACGCGCAGAGGTATGAGCCAACAGCAGCTCTCCGCTCAAACAGGTATCGGCTTCGACTATATCAGCAAGCACATCAACGGACATCGCGTATGGAGCATTGAGGATATAGACAAAATCGCAAAGACTTTCGAAATGGAAGGGGCAGCAGAGTTGCTGGCTTCCGCAAAGGACGAGCAGCGTCTTGCTGCTTAG
- a CDS encoding major capsid protein, whose amino-acid sequence MAVTLAEAKNNTTEDFDPMVIDEFRKNSEILDSLIFDDCVSPAGGGATLDYGYRRLKTQPIAAFRAINTDYEPSNVETEKISVTLAVLGGSFEIDRVLANLGPEASGAVTLNVMQKVKAAIALFQDAVINGDTAVNSSAFDGLDKALTGSSTEDTGSKPDWTDMSDSGFKILDSVDDFLGNLDGQPTVIVSNKKALDKLRAAARRTSAYNRDPVEGLVGANGRPITREDYGGVLFVDAGTKAGSNDPIIPINKDDGTTDVYAYRVGLDGFHGISVKGGQLVQTFLPDFTQAGAVHKGEVELGPVGVALKATKAAAVLRKVKVQ is encoded by the coding sequence ATGGCTGTAACATTGGCGGAAGCCAAGAACAACACCACCGAGGATTTCGACCCCATGGTCATCGACGAATTCCGAAAGAATTCCGAGATACTCGACTCACTCATTTTCGATGACTGCGTGTCTCCTGCCGGCGGCGGAGCGACGCTCGACTACGGCTATCGCCGTCTCAAGACCCAGCCCATCGCGGCATTCCGCGCCATCAACACCGATTACGAGCCCAGCAACGTGGAGACCGAGAAGATCTCCGTCACGCTCGCCGTGCTCGGCGGCAGCTTCGAGATCGACCGCGTGCTGGCCAATCTCGGACCGGAGGCGTCCGGTGCCGTGACGCTCAATGTCATGCAAAAGGTCAAGGCCGCGATCGCGCTCTTCCAGGACGCCGTCATCAACGGCGACACCGCCGTGAATTCCAGCGCCTTCGACGGTCTCGACAAGGCCCTCACCGGCTCCAGCACCGAGGATACGGGCAGCAAACCGGATTGGACCGACATGTCTGACAGCGGCTTCAAAATCCTCGACAGCGTCGACGATTTCCTCGGAAATCTCGACGGCCAGCCCACGGTCATCGTCAGCAACAAGAAGGCTTTGGATAAGCTCCGCGCCGCGGCACGACGCACCAGCGCCTACAACCGTGATCCAGTCGAAGGGCTCGTCGGCGCGAACGGCCGACCGATCACCCGCGAGGATTATGGCGGCGTGCTCTTCGTCGATGCTGGCACCAAGGCCGGCAGCAACGACCCGATCATCCCCATCAACAAGGATGACGGCACCACCGACGTCTATGCCTACCGCGTCGGCCTCGACGGATTCCACGGCATCTCCGTCAAGGGAGGCCAGCTCGTGCAGACTTTCCTGCCGGACTTCACACAGGCCGGAGCCGTGCACAAAGGCGAGGTCGAGCTCGGCCCCGTAGGCGTGGCTCTCAAGGCCACCAAGGCTGCAGCGGTGCTGCGGAAAGTCAAGGTGCAATGA
- a CDS encoding Gp19/Gp15/Gp42 family protein — MMADDLIAKYATVSDVATELGREIPADSIEAKQIQRWLNRAERQIRRRVTQLDKWALADAEYKAVVNDVLVSAVERKASNPDGMKSQMTQIDDGNLQNTVVDARASGEIVILDDEWAMLLKTPTSNAFSVMAMPEPDAFPLPSYPYCY; from the coding sequence ATGATGGCTGATGATCTCATTGCGAAATACGCGACCGTCAGCGACGTGGCCACCGAACTCGGCAGGGAAATCCCCGCAGACAGCATCGAAGCCAAGCAAATCCAACGCTGGCTCAACAGGGCGGAACGCCAGATACGCAGGCGCGTCACCCAGCTCGACAAGTGGGCGCTCGCCGACGCGGAATACAAAGCCGTCGTCAACGATGTGCTCGTGTCTGCGGTCGAACGCAAGGCCAGCAACCCCGACGGCATGAAATCGCAGATGACGCAAATCGACGACGGTAATCTTCAGAACACCGTCGTCGACGCCCGCGCCAGCGGCGAGATCGTCATCCTTGACGACGAATGGGCCATGCTGCTCAAGACGCCGACAAGCAACGCATTCAGCGTCATGGCGATGCCGGAGCCCGATGCCTTCCCGCTTCCCAGCTATCCGTACTGCTACTAA
- a CDS encoding phage portal protein has protein sequence MATTELSSDEQRLVRYLYTKLQSRRGTHKELTEYYKGEQRIQTIGLAVPQELRAFEFPLNWPRVTVDTVVQRQHVSGFSMPDQPNSDEWMQEVWEANNMESQSVLAHLETRIQGHGFVTVGTNEDDKDHPLITVESSKSMIAQIDPRTRRVTAALRVYYDPLEPAAASEATLYLPNSTIFLSKANHAGWQIEDRDDHDLGKVPVVQFINRPMVSDFVGESEMQDVLRPTDMAARALMDLQVAMETHAVPGKWAIGVNKEDFVDANGNMTNGWKTYYNAMTSTGNKDAKFGQFEASNLENFKTVIDMLAQQVSAVTGLPMRYFAQSAANPAAEGAIRADEVRLVKNVELKNTIDGDSWGDVMALAYRFAKGEPVDGNRVRCDWDDPNTPTFSQKADAIQKLFSAGIITREGAWDELGWSKARKDRERQRFADTDAAYWASLIKPEATNDGTQPTGAQSDTGTGQEPPQQQ, from the coding sequence ATGGCAACAACGGAGTTATCTTCGGATGAGCAGCGCCTCGTCCGTTACCTCTACACCAAACTCCAATCTCGACGCGGCACCCACAAGGAACTGACGGAATACTACAAGGGCGAGCAGCGTATCCAGACCATTGGCCTTGCCGTTCCCCAGGAGCTGCGTGCCTTCGAATTTCCTTTGAACTGGCCGAGAGTAACCGTGGACACGGTCGTGCAACGCCAGCACGTCAGCGGTTTCAGCATGCCCGATCAGCCCAATTCCGACGAGTGGATGCAGGAGGTCTGGGAAGCCAACAACATGGAATCCCAGAGCGTCCTCGCACACCTCGAAACCCGCATACAGGGCCACGGTTTTGTCACTGTGGGCACCAACGAGGACGACAAGGATCACCCGCTCATCACGGTGGAATCCTCCAAAAGCATGATCGCCCAGATTGACCCGCGCACACGCCGGGTCACCGCGGCCCTGCGCGTCTACTACGACCCGTTGGAACCTGCGGCGGCAAGCGAAGCCACCCTTTATCTGCCGAACTCCACCATCTTCCTTAGCAAGGCCAATCACGCCGGCTGGCAGATCGAGGACCGCGATGACCACGACCTCGGCAAGGTTCCTGTCGTTCAGTTCATCAACCGTCCGATGGTCTCCGACTTTGTCGGCGAAAGTGAGATGCAGGATGTCCTGCGCCCCACCGACATGGCCGCGCGTGCGCTCATGGACCTACAGGTGGCGATGGAGACCCACGCCGTACCAGGCAAATGGGCCATCGGCGTCAACAAGGAAGACTTCGTTGATGCCAACGGCAACATGACCAACGGGTGGAAGACCTATTACAACGCCATGACCTCCACTGGCAACAAAGACGCCAAATTCGGCCAATTCGAAGCCAGCAACCTCGAAAACTTCAAAACCGTCATCGACATGCTCGCCCAACAGGTCAGCGCCGTCACCGGCCTGCCCATGCGCTACTTCGCACAATCCGCAGCCAACCCAGCAGCCGAAGGCGCCATACGCGCCGACGAAGTACGACTCGTCAAAAACGTCGAACTCAAAAACACCATCGACGGCGACTCATGGGGCGACGTCATGGCGCTCGCCTACCGCTTCGCAAAAGGCGAACCCGTGGACGGCAACCGTGTGCGATGCGACTGGGACGATCCCAACACCCCAACCTTCAGCCAGAAGGCCGACGCCATCCAGAAGCTCTTCAGCGCCGGCATCATTACCCGTGAAGGCGCATGGGACGAACTCGGATGGAGCAAGGCCCGCAAGGACAGGGAACGCCAACGCTTTGCTGACACGGACGCCGCATACTGGGCGAGCCTAATCAAGCCGGAGGCCACGAATGACGGAACTCAGCCAACAGGTGCCCAATCTGATACGGGAACAGGGCAGGAACCTCCGCAACAGCAGTAA
- a CDS encoding DUF4145 domain-containing protein: MEITDNVWEFTFPQTTLKPRNGDILFTIYECDSCGFPNLRKNIIKRSENSGGYSMIPTEDWIPLSSEEHEYTDVPAEIAKAASEAHKCYSINAYRAAVVMARTVLEGIANSKINPVKENGYEKDLKEKIKDLGKAGIISKRLEDKASIIKDIGNGSTHNIFEEITETDAINTLNFLDLLIDEVYTQEAQYDQLGQTNKKLNISKQKLLDRFRTK, encoded by the coding sequence ATGGAGATAACGGATAATGTATGGGAATTCACTTTTCCACAAACCACTCTAAAACCCCGAAATGGAGATATTCTTTTTACGATTTATGAGTGTGATTCCTGTGGTTTCCCTAATTTACGGAAAAACATCATAAAGAGATCGGAAAATAGTGGCGGTTACTCTATGATTCCAACGGAGGACTGGATTCCTTTATCTTCTGAGGAACATGAATATACGGATGTTCCAGCCGAAATTGCAAAAGCCGCGTCGGAAGCGCATAAATGCTATTCAATCAACGCCTATCGTGCTGCTGTAGTTATGGCTCGTACCGTACTCGAGGGAATCGCAAATAGTAAAATCAATCCCGTAAAGGAAAACGGATACGAAAAAGATCTTAAAGAAAAAATTAAGGATCTCGGCAAAGCAGGCATTATCTCAAAACGTCTTGAAGACAAAGCTTCAATAATCAAAGATATTGGTAACGGATCCACTCATAACATTTTTGAGGAAATCACTGAAACAGACGCAATCAATACATTGAACTTCCTCGATCTTTTAATTGATGAAGTATATACACAAGAAGCACAATACGATCAACTTGGGCAGACAAATAAAAAACTAAACATAAGTAAGCAGAAACTTCTTGACAGATTCAGAACTAAGTAA
- a CDS encoding single-stranded DNA-binding protein, with protein MSAGDTVITIVGNLTADPELRTIGSGASVASFTIASTPRTFNRQTNQWEDGNALFMRCSAWRDMADHCASSLSKGMRVIAQGRLQQRSYTANDGSNRTVVEMTVDEIGPSLRYATTQVTKANHNNGGNWPGQGNGDAYQDGSGQPAPWNNAQQNSQANYMPHDPTAPVGSEPDPWGAVAQQDEFGGDSGEPEF; from the coding sequence ATGTCGGCAGGAGATACGGTTATCACGATCGTCGGCAACCTGACCGCCGACCCGGAGCTGCGCACGATCGGCAGCGGGGCATCGGTGGCGAGTTTCACGATTGCTTCGACGCCGCGTACGTTCAATCGTCAGACGAACCAGTGGGAGGACGGCAACGCCCTCTTTATGCGTTGTTCGGCGTGGCGGGATATGGCGGATCATTGTGCGTCGTCGCTTTCCAAGGGCATGCGCGTGATTGCGCAGGGCCGTTTGCAGCAGCGTTCGTACACCGCCAATGACGGGAGCAACCGCACGGTGGTGGAGATGACGGTCGACGAGATCGGACCGTCCCTTCGCTATGCCACCACACAGGTCACCAAAGCAAACCACAACAACGGCGGCAACTGGCCGGGGCAAGGCAATGGGGACGCCTACCAGGACGGCTCCGGCCAGCCTGCCCCGTGGAACAACGCACAGCAGAACAGCCAGGCCAATTACATGCCGCATGATCCCACGGCCCCGGTGGGCAGCGAGCCCGACCCGTGGGGAGCGGTGGCGCAGCAGGACGAGTTCGGGGGTGATTCCGGTGAACCTGAATTCTAG